A DNA window from Ovis aries strain OAR_USU_Benz2616 breed Rambouillet chromosome 7, ARS-UI_Ramb_v3.0, whole genome shotgun sequence contains the following coding sequences:
- the VASH1 gene encoding tubulinyl-Tyr carboxypeptidase 1, translated as MPGGKKVVGGGSTGAAPTAAAVPSGVRRLETSEGASAQRDDEPEEEGEEDLRDGGIPFFVNRGGLPVDEPTWERMWKHVAKIHPDGEKVAQRIRGATDLPKIPIPSVPTFQPSTPVPERLEAVQRYIRELQYNHTGTQFFEIKKSRPLTGLMDLAKEMTKEALPIKCLEAVILGIYLTNSMSTLERFPISFKTYFSGNYFRHIVLGVNFGGRYGALGMSRREDLMYKPPAFRTLSELVLDYEAAYGRCWHVLKKVKLGQCVSHDPHSVEQIEWKHSVLDVERLGREDFRKELERHARDMRLKIGKGTGPPSPTKDRKKDVSSPQRGQSSPHRRNSRSERRPSGEKKPSEPKAMPDLNGYQIRV; from the exons ATGCCAGGGGGGAAGAAGGTTGTCGGGGGCGGCAGTACCGGCGCTGCCCCCACCGCCGCGGCTGTCCCCTCTGGGGTCCGGCGTCTGGAGACCAGCGAAGGAGCCTCGGCCCAGAGAGATGATGAgccagaagaagaaggggaagaggacCTACGAGATGGAGGCATCCCCTTCTTTGTTAACCGGGGTGGGCTGCCTGTGGACGAGCCCACCTGGGAAAGGATGTGGAAACACGTGGCCAAGATCCACCCCGATGGAGAGAAGGTGGCTCAGCGGATCCGTGGGGCCACGGACCTGCCCAAG ATCCCCATACCGAGTGTGCCTACGTTCCAGCCCTCCACGCCCGTCCCTGAGCGCCTGGAAGCGGTGCAGCGCTACATCAGGGAGCTGCA GTACAATCACACAGGGACACAGTTCTTTGAAATTAAGAAGAGCAGACCTCTGACAGG GCTGATGGACCTGGCCAAGGAAATGACCAAAGAGGCTCTGCCAATCAAATGCCTGGAAGCGGTAATCCTGGGAAT TTACCTCACCAACAGCATGTCCACCCTGGAACGCTTCCCCATCAGCTTCAAGACTTACTTCTCAGGGAACTACTTCCGCCACATAGTGCTGGGGGTGAACTTCGGGGGTCGCTACGGGGCGCTGGGCATGAGCCGGCGCGAGGACCTGATGTATAAGCCACCCGCCTTCCGCACGCTCAGCGAGCTCGTGCTGGACTACGAGGCCGCCTACGGCCGCTGCTGGCAcgtgctgaagaaggtgaagctgGGCCAGTGCGTGTCCCACGACCCGCACAGCGTGGAGCAGATCGAGTGGAAGCACTCCGTCCTGGACGTGGAGAGGCTGGGCCGCGAGGACTTCCGCAAGGAGCTGGAGCGGCATGCCCGCGACATGCGGCTCAAG atCGGCAAAGGGACTGGCCCTCCATCTCCCACCAAGGACCGGAAGAAGGATGTGTCCTCCCCACAGCGGGGCCAGTCCAGCCCCCACCGTAGGAACAGCCGCAGCGAAAGGCG GCCTTCCGGTGAGAAGAAGCCTTCAGAGCCCAAAGCCATGCCAGACCTCAATGGGTACCAGATCCGGGTATGA